In the Granulosicoccus antarcticus IMCC3135 genome, AGTTGCGTCGTGTAGAGCGCGGCGAGAGCTGCCAGGCCCACGAAAAATTTCATGTTCATGATGCTATGTGTTGAGAAGGTTGATGATGTACTGGTGTAATAACATTATCCGCCATCATTGCGCAACTTTGGTGCGACAGGCACAGGAAAGTGCAAGTGGCTAAAGAGATGTGACTGGAAAGCGGCTTCGATCAAGAGTATGGTTTGGCCGTTCTGTAAGGAGTGAGCCAAGTTGTCTGTTCATGAGAGAGAAGGGAGGAGCGAACAAGGGTTCGCAAAACCAGCCAGCACTTTTTTGGAGCTGTTCACTCCCAAGCTCATAACGATTCTGCGAGAGCGCTATGGCCTCTCGCATTTTCGCTCTGATCTATTAGCTGGTTTGACGGTTGCCATTGTCGCCTTGCCCTTGTCAATGGCAATAGCAATAGCCTCGGGAGCTTCTCCGGCACAAGGCCTCTATACCGCCATCATTGGCGGGTTCCTCGTTTCCGCCCTGGGTGGTAGTCGGTTTCAGATTGGCGGCCCGGCCGGGGCCTTCATTGTACTTGTGGCCAGCACGGTACAGCTGCATGGCATGGAAGGTCTTTTTCTGGCAACCATCATGTCGGGGATTCTGTTGATGCTTGCAGGTTATCTGCAGCTGGGCAGCTATATCAAGTTCATTCCTTATCCGGTAACGATCGGCTTCACTGCCGGTATTGCCGTTATCATATTTGCCAGTCAGGTCAAGGATCTGCTGGGTCTGACGCTGTCGGGTCCCGAGCCCGGTGCCTTGCTCGAGAAACTACCGGTTATCTGGCAAGCGCTTCCCACCTGGGATTTGCCAACGGTGATTGTGGCCTTTGTGACGATCGCCATTATTGCGAGCCTTAAAATCTATCGTCCCCATTGGCCGGGTATGTTGTTTGCCATTGTCATCACCTCCATAGCGGTGACGATTCTGAAGTTGCCATTGAGTACGATAGGTACCGCATTTGGTGGAATTCCCAATACGCTACCCATGCCTTCGTTGCCAGAAGTGAGCTTTGCCAAGGTGGGTGCTTTACTGCCTGTCGCCTTGTCGTTTACGCTGCTCGGTTCCATCGAGTCTCTGTTATCAGCGGTGGTTGCAGATGGCATGACTGGCAGGCGACACCGCTCAAACTGCGAGTTGGTCGCCCAGGGCGTGGCCAATATAGCATCAGGTTTGTTCGGCGGAATCTGTGTGACCGGCACCATCGCCAGAACCGCTACCAACGTTCGCGCCGGGGCTCATGGTCCTGTTGCAGGCATCTTGCATTCGGTTTTTCTTCTGTTATTCATCGTGCTTGCAGCGCCGGTTGCCAGCTACATACCGCTCGCCAGCCTGGCCGGTGTTCTGGCTATCGTTGCCTGGAACATGATTGAAAAGCACGCCATCGCTTTGTTGCTGCGAGCTTCGCGTGGCGATGCTGCGGTGCTGATGGCAACCTTGCTGCTGACCATCTTCCGTGACCTGATGGAAGCTATCGTTGTCGGCTTTGCATTGGGTTCGGTGCTTTTCATACACCGTATGTCGAAAACCACAGCGGTATCGACACACCGGCCCTGGGTTGAGGATGATCAGCCCGATAAAGTCGATGGTTCACGCCTGCCTTATGATGAAAGTATCGCCTCCAACCCGGACGTATTGATTTACCGCATCAGTGGTGTTTTGTTCTTCGGCGCGGCAGCTTCGGTAGGCTCGGTGCTGGACAATATCTCCGACAGTTGCAAGCTGCTGGTCGTTGACTTTACTGAGGTGCCGTTTATTGATTCAACCGGTGCCAATACACTGGAGGGCCTGGCGCACAAGGGACGACAACGAGAGTTGCAGGTTGTTTTCACAGGGCTACCAGAAGAGCTGCGTGAAAAATTACGCAGCTATGGAATATCAGAGCCTCTGGTTGCATTTGCCGGCACTATTGATGAGGCGTTACAGCAGCATGGGGCGAGTACTGTGTAACAGCCTTCAGTTGTTCCAAGGCGTGCTGTGAGCATCGTTTGTCTGGTTCTATTCGACCTGGGCTGGTGGCCACTATATGTATATGGCTGGCTACCGATTGTGCACTACCATTGCCTACAACTGGTTCAGAGTCTGGATCCGGTCTCTGAGCTGAACACATGCTGCGCTGTCACAGGCACTTCAAAGCGCAGTTCAGCGCCCAGAGAGGCTTCACTATGCACACCCTGCAAGCTGGCAATCAGTGGCGTGCGGGTGCCGGCAAGAAATCCATGGATCAGGGTATTGGAACCTAGTTGTTCAACCAGGCCGGTTTCCATGATCAGTGGTCCTGTATCGGATCTGAGCAGATGTTCAGGGCGTATACCAAGATCGACGGTTCCAGTGGTCCGAGTGTCGCTGGGAATGGTCACACCGTTTTCCAGCGTGACGGTGCCATTCAGTGACTCGCCCCTGAAAATATTCATGGACGGACTGCCAATGAAATCAGCGACAAACCGGGTTGCTGGTTTTTCGTATAACTCGATCGGTGTGCCGAACTGTTCGACATGACCACCATTAAGCACCATCAGCCGATCACCCAGCGTCATGGCCTCTACCTGATCATGAGTCACATAGACTGAGGTTACGCCCAGATCACGCTGCAGTTTACGAATTTCCAGTCTCATCTGTACGCGCAATTTGGCATCCAGGTTTGACAGTGGTTCGTCAAACAGAAAGACGTCAGGCTTTCTGACGATGGCTCGGCCCATGGCTACCCGTTGACGCTGACCACCGGACAGTTCTCTGGGCTTACGTTGCAGGTAGTCACTGAGTTGCAATAACTGGGCGGCTTTTTCTACCCGTTCGCGTATATCAGCCTTGTCCAGTTTGGCTATCTTGAGGCTGTAGGCCATGTTGTCGAAAACGCTCATATGAGGGTAGAGCGCATAGTTCTGAAACACCATGGCAATGTTTCTTTCCATGGGTTCCAGATCATTGACGACACGCTCACCAATCATGATTGAGCCTGCGCTGATGGTTTCCAGGCCTGCAATCATGCGCAGCAAGGTGGACTTGCCACAGCCGGACGGTCCGACTATGACAATGAATTCCTTGTCGGCAATGTCAATGTTGACACCATGAATGATTTCTTCGCGACCATAGGATTTACGAACGTCGCTGAGCGTGACTGTTGACATGTGCGTGCTTTATTTCTCGGTTTCCACCAGGCCTTTGATGAACAGGTTTTGCATGAAGACGACGACGAGCACTGGCGGTAACATCGCCAACAGTGCTGTAGCCATGATCAGAGG is a window encoding:
- a CDS encoding SulP family inorganic anion transporter, translated to MELFTPKLITILRERYGLSHFRSDLLAGLTVAIVALPLSMAIAIASGASPAQGLYTAIIGGFLVSALGGSRFQIGGPAGAFIVLVASTVQLHGMEGLFLATIMSGILLMLAGYLQLGSYIKFIPYPVTIGFTAGIAVIIFASQVKDLLGLTLSGPEPGALLEKLPVIWQALPTWDLPTVIVAFVTIAIIASLKIYRPHWPGMLFAIVITSIAVTILKLPLSTIGTAFGGIPNTLPMPSLPEVSFAKVGALLPVALSFTLLGSIESLLSAVVADGMTGRRHRSNCELVAQGVANIASGLFGGICVTGTIARTATNVRAGAHGPVAGILHSVFLLLFIVLAAPVASYIPLASLAGVLAIVAWNMIEKHAIALLLRASRGDAAVLMATLLLTIFRDLMEAIVVGFALGSVLFIHRMSKTTAVSTHRPWVEDDQPDKVDGSRLPYDESIASNPDVLIYRISGVLFFGAAASVGSVLDNISDSCKLLVVDFTEVPFIDSTGANTLEGLAHKGRQRELQVVFTGLPEELREKLRSYGISEPLVAFAGTIDEALQQHGASTV
- the ugpC gene encoding sn-glycerol-3-phosphate ABC transporter ATP-binding protein UgpC, with the translated sequence MSTVTLSDVRKSYGREEIIHGVNIDIADKEFIVIVGPSGCGKSTLLRMIAGLETISAGSIMIGERVVNDLEPMERNIAMVFQNYALYPHMSVFDNMAYSLKIAKLDKADIRERVEKAAQLLQLSDYLQRKPRELSGGQRQRVAMGRAIVRKPDVFLFDEPLSNLDAKLRVQMRLEIRKLQRDLGVTSVYVTHDQVEAMTLGDRLMVLNGGHVEQFGTPIELYEKPATRFVADFIGSPSMNIFRGESLNGTVTLENGVTIPSDTRTTGTVDLGIRPEHLLRSDTGPLIMETGLVEQLGSNTLIHGFLAGTRTPLIASLQGVHSEASLGAELRFEVPVTAQHVFSSETGSRL